The DNA region GATTTTCATAATATGGAATAAATGTTTAATTTCTACAATAGATTCCTGATACAAAATATTTTTCATATATTTGCATTACTAATTTTAGGTTTTTACTTAAGATTATTAAAGAAAACTGTCAATGCGTAATTGACTACCCATGGGATGGTGTTGCAGCACTGTCCCATTTCTTGTTATTCGAGTGTGTTACTTCATAGGCAAAATGATTTTAAAGGATTAATTAATAGTGATTACATTCTTCTCGTCATCTTTTTTGTAGGTAAATTTATTATTCAGTCTGAGGACTCTCAAAACATGTTCTACTCCATCTCCCGTTCTGAATTTACCTGTATAACGATTGTTTAGTATTTTGGTATTGTTGACAATGATGCTAACTCCATAATATAGCTTTAGCTTTTCCAGCATGTCTTTGACGGAGACATTATTGAAACAAATCAAACCTTCACGCCACAAAAAGTGGTCAGGTTCTTTAATTTGTCCTTTTGTTAGCTTGTTTCCTTTCAGACTTGCCATTGTATTGGGTTCCAACTTCATTCCGTTTATTGTAGTACCTGGGATTAAGATTTCTACAGCTCCTTCCAATAAGGCCGTTTCCCAGATACTATCCGTTGCGTAGGCCATGACATTGAATTCTGTACCCAATACCTTGACATTACATTTGTTTGTTTCTACAATAAAAGGTTGTTTTTCATTTTTAGTGACAGCAAAGTAACCTTCACCATTTAGCTTTACATTCCGGATATCACCATTGAAATGTCCCGGAAAGGTTAACGTACTAAGCGAATTCAGCCATACTTTAGTACCGTCTGCCAATATTAGTTCGGCTCGTTGTCCGGCGGGTACATGTATGGATTGTAGTGACTCACTTTGTTCTGCTTGTTGCTTTTCGGACCAATAGTGTGTACCTAATAGAATAACTGCGAATATTGCTGCTATTTTTGCAGTCTCTATCCAAAGTGTACGCAATGTAAAGTTCTTTTTTAATTGCTTATTTTCTGCTTTTGTAGGTTCTGTGCGCCACAGGGCAATATCATGTAGCTTGCGCTGTGCCATATATTCACGCATATTCTCCGAGCTTTCTTGCATCCACTCGGTGACGTGCTGCTTTTCGGTTTCGGTGGCATTGCCGGATATATATTTTTGGAGTAATTCGGAATTCATACTTTATGTTATTTTATATAGTAACGACTAAAGTGGAAACAACCCTAAAAGAAAATTGGGAAAAATGGAATTTATTTCATTTTTGCTCTCAAAAAGGCAGAGATACATGGCTGAAGTTAATAATAGAAGAAGAAATAAAATAGAGGAAGATAATCTTTTAAGGTTATCCGTAATGCCTTTAATGCTTTTGATATATGATATTCCACTCCTTTTACGGAAATTCCCATCTGTTCGGCAATTTCTTTATTGGACTTGTTTTCGAACCGACTTAGTAGAAATGCCTGCCGGGTTTGGTCGGATAGTGATTTCAATGTTTCCCGGATGATACTTTCTACTTCATCCGAGAATATTTCATTGGGATCGCATGACTCTAAAGTAGAAATACGAATAGAAAGTTCCTGTTGCTGCCAATCGGCCATAGATTCAAAAGCCGTACGTTTGACTTCTTCGTGTTTCAGATAGTCCAAAGCTTTATTCTTTAATATGGTAAGTAGGAGCGGTTCTATATAATCTATTTTCTCTGTTTTTAATTTTTCCCATAATTTAATCAACGATTCGGAAGCAATATCTTCTGCTGCCAAATTATCATGAACATATGATTTGGCAAAGAAGAATGACTTCTTGTAATAAGAAGTGTATATCTCATTAAAAGAATTTACGATAACATTGCTCATTGGTATGTCAGTTGTGCTTTTCATTATGTACCTTAAAAAGGTATAGCAAAGTTAGCAATAAACATCCATATAACTTTATGCACTGTTGGAAAATCATTTGCTTTTATAATGATATTTTGTTAATGCGTTAGCTATCAGTGAACTGCATTTACCGACACCCCCCCCCTTTATGTAAAAGTGTTTACCGCAGGATGTAACGACCTTTACCCCTTATTGTAACGCTCTTTATCTCGACATGTAACGGCTTTTACCTCGGCGTGTAAATGAAGTTACCATTTGGGGTAAACAGTGTTACCGTGAAAGGAAACAATTGTTATGGCTTGAAATAGTTGGCTACCGCTTCTGCACATCGTTCTCCGTCGATGCCTGCCGATACGATTCCGCCTGCATATCCGGCTCCTTCCCCGCAAGGGAACAGTCCTTTTATTCGGATGTGCTGTAATGTATCCTTGTCTCTTATGATTCGTACGGGAGCTGATGTACGTGTTTCTATACCAATCATGACGGCCTCGTTTGTGAGGAATCCATGGCTGTATCGTCCGAATTGCTGAAAACCTTTACTTAGTCTTTCTGTCAGAAACGAAGGTATCCAGAAGTGAAGCGGAGAAGATATTAATCCCGGAGCGTATGAACTTTCGGGAAGGTCGTAACTCAGCTTTTTGCGTGTAAAGTCCAACATACGTTGTGCAGGAGCTGTTTGCCGCATATTGCCTTGCTGCCAGCAGGCGGCCTCTAAGGCCTCCTGAAAATACATCATGTTCAATTGACAATTGGCTGCGCTATTGCGCTGTTGCTGGTTTGGAGTTGTCAATTGTGCATTGTCAATTGTCAATTGCTCCAAGTCTTCCGGCCTCAACTCTACTACCATTCCCGAGTTGCTCCAACGCGACCCGCGGTTACTAGGACTCATTCCATTTACCACAATCTGTTGCGGACCGCTGGCAGCTGGTACCACGAAACCACCCGGGCACATACAGAAACTATATACCCCTCGTCCGTCTACCTGTGTCACAAAACTGTATTCGGCGGCAGGCAGATATTTACCCCGTCCGTTCTTATTGTGATATTGTATCTGATCAATTAGTTCTGAAGGGTGTTCTAGACGTACGCCTACCGCAATACCTTTTGCCTCAATTTCTACATTATTGTCCGCTAACCAGCGATACACATCCCGTGCGGAATGTCCTGTTGCCAAAATCACAGGACCGAGGATAGTCTGTCCTGTATTGGTTTCGATACCTTTTATCTCATCGCCTTCTATAATCAAGGCATCCATGCGTGTTTCAAAGTGTACTTCTCCGCCACATTCGAGGATAGTATTTCGCATATTCTCTATCACACGTGGCAATTTATCCGTACCGATATGAGGATGTGCATCTATCAGTATGGCTGTAGAAGCACCATGTTGACAAAATACATTCAATATCTTATCCACATTTCCACGTTTTTTGCTGCGGGTATAGAGTTTCCCGTCCGAATAAGCACCGGCTCCACCTTCACCAAAGCTGTAATTGGATTCCGGGTTGACTGTGTGTTCCCGGCTGATGAGTGCCAAGTCTTTCTTACGTTCGCGCACATCCTTTCCACGTTCCACGATGATGGGACGTAGTCCAAGTTCAATGAGCTTTAGTGCGGCAAACAATCCACCGGGTCCGGCACCTACTACGATGACTTGTGGTTTTTCTTCCACATTATTATATATAGTATGCTGGAATTCCTCATCCTTTGGCATTTCGTTCTGGTAGACCCGTATGCCCAGGTTTACGAATATAGTTCGTTGACGGGCATCAATGCTCCGCTTCAGTATTCGTGTAGCAGTGATATCCCGCATATTCAGTCCTTTTTCCTGTACGAGGTACTCTTTCAATCGTTGCTCATTGGCGGCTACTTCGGGCAGCACGCGCAGTTGGTATTCTTGTATCATAATTTATTTTTTCACCACAGAGGACACAGAGGTCACAGAGGGTTAGGGTTATAAAATAAAACGTTTAATACCGTATTTTAGACTTGGAACATTGAAGTTTAGTAATAATCCATATTGCAGACCGCTTAGCTTCATGTAAGTAAGAAGCTGAGCGGAGTGAACTGGCAGCAAGCTTTCAACGCTTTTTAGTTCTAATATTAATTTCTTTTCAATTAATAAATCAATTCTATAATCAGTATCCAATGTAATTCCTTTATAAATGATTGGCAACTTCTTTTGCCTTTCTACTTTTATATCAGCTTTACTTAACTCATAAAATAGGCAAGCTTCGTATGTGTTCTCCAATAATCCGGGGCCTAATTGAGTATGTACTTCAAATGCATATTTTAATGTTGTCCCCGTCAATATATTAATATCTTTTTCCATATATAATATTTTAAATCCTCTGTGCCCTCTGTGTCCTCTGTGGTGAATCATCCGAAGAGTACCCTGAACGCCTCCTCTACCTTCCGCACTGGTATCAGTTCTATCTTTATTTTATTCGTATCAATTCCTTGCAGATTATATTTCGGAAGCAGAATTCGTTTAAATCCCAGTTTCTCCGCTTCACCGATACGTTGTTCTATGCGATTCACAGGTCTTATCTCTCCCGACAATCCGATTTCTCCTGCCATGCAGACTTCCGGTTCGATGGCTGCATCCATATTGCTGGAAAGTATGGCACTGATAACCGCCAGGTCTATTGCCGGATCATTCACCTTCAATCCTCCTGCAATATTTAGGAATACATCCTTTTGCGCTAACTTGAAGCCTACCCGTTTTTCCAGTACCGCCAGCAGCATATTCATCCTTCGAAGGTCGAATCCGGTGGCCGAACGTTGCGGATTACCATATACCGCACTGCTCACTAATGCCTGTGTCTCAATCAGGAACGGACGTATCCCTTCTATAGCCGAAGCTATCGCTATACCACTCATCCCTTCATGATCCTGGCTCAACAATAACTCCGACGGATTACTGACTTGCCGTAATCCATCCTGACGCATTTCATAAATACCCAATTCCGCTGTACTGCCGAAACGATTCTTGATACTACGCAGAATACGATACATATAATGCTGGTCACCCTCAAACTGCAACACCGTGTCTACGATATGTTCCAGAACTTTTGGTCCGGCAATACTGCCTTCCTTATTGATATGCCCGATAAGCAATACCGGTGTATGTGTTTCTTTGGCAAAGCGCAGGATGCTTGCCGAGCATTCGCGTACTTGTGCTATGCTTCCCGGGGAAGATTCTATGCTTTCTGTAGAGATGGTCTGTATAGAATCAATGATTACTAGTTCCGGACGGGTGTTCTTGATATGTACGAATATCTGCTCTAATGATGTTTCGCAAACAATAAGGCAATCACTGGAATTGTGCGATAACCGGTCGGCACGCAATTTTAATTGGCGGGCACTTTCTTCACCCGATACATAGAGAACGCGCTTTTCAGGGATATGAAGTACAGTTTGTAGTACCAAAGTCGATTTACCAATTCCCGGTTCACCGCCAATCAGTACCAGAGATCCCGGAACCAATCCGCCTCCCAATACCCGGTTCAGTTCCTCATCGTGCAGGTCGATACGCGGCTCATCATCCGCCTCTATTTCACTAAGAACAATAGGTTTTTGCTTTTCTGTCTCTATCCCGGAGACCGGACGTTTGTTGACGACTTCCTTTCGTATCACTTCTTCCACATATGTGTTCCATTCTCCGCACGATGGACATTTGCCTACCCATTTTGGAGAATCTTGCCCGCAGTTGCTGCACACATAAACCGTTTTATCTTTTGCCATAAGAGACTCTTGTTGTTGAATGAATGGTCAAAGATACGAATTTAGCCGTTCGCTTGTCCGATTAAGAAGGGATTTATTCTGGTAGTGTATATGGATTGGTAAGAGTTCTTGTCCCCTTTCGGGCACAAGGATAAAGTCTTGTTTGCCACTAACGGGTTGCTTTTTTAAATGGTAGTAATTTCTCCCGCCATTGGAGTACGCATTCTCTTTCGTACCTCCTCAGGCGTATAACCGTGGCCCAACAGAAACATCAGTTTAGTAACCGCAGACTCTGTCGTACTGTCATATCCGCAAACTACTCCTGCCTGCATTAACTGATAGCCCGTTTCATAACGTTCCATCTCTACGGTCCCGGCACTGCACTGGGTGACGTTGACAATCACTATCCCTTGTTCGCAAGCATTCCGCAAGCGGCGTATGAACCACTCTTTGCGGGGAGCATTTCCCGACCCGTAAGTTTCGAGCACGACAGCTTTCAATCCCTCAATGCCCAATATACTCGATACTACATTCTCCTGAATACCCGGAAAGAGTTTTAGGACAGCAACATTGGTATCTAATAGATAATGTGGCTTCA from Bacteroides sp. MSB163 includes:
- a CDS encoding FecR family protein; the encoded protein is MNSELLQKYISGNATETEKQHVTEWMQESSENMREYMAQRKLHDIALWRTEPTKAENKQLKKNFTLRTLWIETAKIAAIFAVILLGTHYWSEKQQAEQSESLQSIHVPAGQRAELILADGTKVWLNSLSTLTFPGHFNGDIRNVKLNGEGYFAVTKNEKQPFIVETNKCNVKVLGTEFNVMAYATDSIWETALLEGAVEILIPGTTINGMKLEPNTMASLKGNKLTKGQIKEPDHFLWREGLICFNNVSVKDMLEKLKLYYGVSIIVNNTKILNNRYTGKFRTGDGVEHVLRVLRLNNKFTYKKDDEKNVITIN
- a CDS encoding NAD(P)/FAD-dependent oxidoreductase — its product is MIQEYQLRVLPEVAANEQRLKEYLVQEKGLNMRDITATRILKRSIDARQRTIFVNLGIRVYQNEMPKDEEFQHTIYNNVEEKPQVIVVGAGPGGLFAALKLIELGLRPIIVERGKDVRERKKDLALISREHTVNPESNYSFGEGGAGAYSDGKLYTRSKKRGNVDKILNVFCQHGASTAILIDAHPHIGTDKLPRVIENMRNTILECGGEVHFETRMDALIIEGDEIKGIETNTGQTILGPVILATGHSARDVYRWLADNNVEIEAKGIAVGVRLEHPSELIDQIQYHNKNGRGKYLPAAEYSFVTQVDGRGVYSFCMCPGGFVVPAASGPQQIVVNGMSPSNRGSRWSNSGMVVELRPEDLEQLTIDNAQLTTPNQQQRNSAANCQLNMMYFQEALEAACWQQGNMRQTAPAQRMLDFTRKKLSYDLPESSYAPGLISSPLHFWIPSFLTERLSKGFQQFGRYSHGFLTNEAVMIGIETRTSAPVRIIRDKDTLQHIRIKGLFPCGEGAGYAGGIVSAGIDGERCAEAVANYFKP
- the radA gene encoding DNA repair protein RadA, with amino-acid sequence MAKDKTVYVCSNCGQDSPKWVGKCPSCGEWNTYVEEVIRKEVVNKRPVSGIETEKQKPIVLSEIEADDEPRIDLHDEELNRVLGGGLVPGSLVLIGGEPGIGKSTLVLQTVLHIPEKRVLYVSGEESARQLKLRADRLSHNSSDCLIVCETSLEQIFVHIKNTRPELVIIDSIQTISTESIESSPGSIAQVRECSASILRFAKETHTPVLLIGHINKEGSIAGPKVLEHIVDTVLQFEGDQHYMYRILRSIKNRFGSTAELGIYEMRQDGLRQVSNPSELLLSQDHEGMSGIAIASAIEGIRPFLIETQALVSSAVYGNPQRSATGFDLRRMNMLLAVLEKRVGFKLAQKDVFLNIAGGLKVNDPAIDLAVISAILSSNMDAAIEPEVCMAGEIGLSGEIRPVNRIEQRIGEAEKLGFKRILLPKYNLQGIDTNKIKIELIPVRKVEEAFRVLFG
- a CDS encoding GxxExxY protein, giving the protein MEKDINILTGTTLKYAFEVHTQLGPGLLENTYEACLFYELSKADIKVERQKKLPIIYKGITLDTDYRIDLLIEKKLILELKSVESLLPVHSAQLLTYMKLSGLQYGLLLNFNVPSLKYGIKRFIL
- a CDS encoding RNA polymerase sigma-70 factor, whose protein sequence is MKSTTDIPMSNVIVNSFNEIYTSYYKKSFFFAKSYVHDNLAAEDIASESLIKLWEKLKTEKIDYIEPLLLTILKNKALDYLKHEEVKRTAFESMADWQQQELSIRISTLESCDPNEIFSDEVESIIRETLKSLSDQTRQAFLLSRFENKSNKEIAEQMGISVKGVEYHISKALKALRITLKDYLPLFYFFFYY